The genomic segment TCTTGGATTTTCAGCACTCTGGTTTGTGGAGTATTTGATCTCAACCACAAGCATCAGGTCGTCTGAGCAATGTATCTATTGCCTATTTtacactgctggttttctggtaggtctacagctcgacacagcgattgagctgtgttgtctATTCGAAAAACAAAAAGTGATGGCTGAGTCtcactttgtcgagctgtaggccttcaTCTTCTTCAATACACTACTTTCAGTATGGTTGTTAGAGGACAAGTGCTATCTTGGATTTTTAGTACTCTAGTTAACTACGAATTTTGTCTACTACAAATAGTCaactacgtacagtacatggaCAGTATAGTTGCCAACTTGTGCTTTGAGTGTCCAGCTATCTAAGgcctgttatggtgtgtgtgcctTAAGCCAGGtgaagtgaagaagaagaagaggcctCCAATGAAGGAAGAGGACCTGAAAGGGGCCCGCAGCAAGCTGGGACTCAAAGGAGAGCCGAAGAGTAAGACCTATGAGGTCATGGTTGAGTGCGGTGAGTAGTCTCTCATTAATCGTGGCTGTATTTTCCATTCAGTGTGCCAGGCCACCGGTCATAGTGACTTTTGACGGTTTTTAACTGGGTGTGAGTACCACAAATCAAAAGTATTAAATAAGACTGATGTTTAGCACAGCTTTTATTCCCAGCCGTCGGGAGGAGGGAAATGTAGGTGTTTATTTTGGGGGGAGACAACTGAGACTGACACCCTGTTTAGGGCggctgacatctttggctgggctcaggacagagagtgcatcttaatatgggaccttgcctcctccacttgcctcctccactcgcttctcgtcatgatgacatcactgacaacagcattatatttcaatatctcgcaaaagctcgattgtagagtctttttctcgtttgcaattgggatggtgaatgaaaaacagtccctcaaaagttgttgtggctaggctgacagctgtgaaactttatcgttttctccacggaggaggggccaggaggcggggcgaggagacaagcacaagtggaggaggcaaggtcacatattgggatgcacccagagttATCTGGGCCCtcctctcaatgcatacaatgtagacaggacccaattgtgggctctccctctccctgggcccagggcaactggcCTGTTTGTCCCCTCCCCTCTGTCAGCTACCCTGACCATGATGGCTACTATGACACAGAATGATAGATGGTTGCTAGATTTGTATACAAGACTCCCATAATGCTGGGTGTTGATGGGtgggtctaatggttagggaggtattctttagatcagaggtttgGGGGTTGgaaacccatccttacctctctccctacctccataCATGTCTGAGCCTGTGGTgtccttgagcatggcacctaaccccacattgtcccaggaattgtaaccaataccataaataactgtaagttgctgtgaataaaagtgtattgtaatgcagtggtgtagtctacttttttatggtgggtatactgtatatttgagcatttttagaagtgggtatattgtatatatttgtgctattctaaataatggatcaatctattttaagtgggtatacttaaatccctgaaattttgaagtggatatactctgtgtacctgcgttctatgtcgtagactacaccactgctgtaatGTAGGCCAACAGTATCTGTATGACAAATCACTGCATCGATATGTGCCTCTCGATTCATGCCCAATAATTGTAACAGGCCTGATCAAATTGTTGTGGAATGAATATTCATTgagagtagtaggcctacagtaattaaCTGTCAAACTGTCTTTGTGATTCCACAGAGCGCATGGGTAAGGTTGCCCCATCTGTGTTCAGTGGTGTGGGCTCTGGAGGAGAGACGGCCTTTGACAAGCCCAAGGCCCCTGCATCCGGAAGCGTCTTTGGAAAATAGACCCCAGCCTGGCAGAAAACAGCATGCCGCTCCCAAGGACTGTTGAACTCAACTCAACTAATTCTTTACCTGTGCAATAtttttgaatgagtgtgtgcgtgtgaatgaaaATGTGTACCGGTAAGCCACTCCTGTCGTAAGAGCAATGGCCAATTTAACCTGACACTAAAGTTGTGGTAGGCTATAGTGATTTTGAGTTTACTTAAATGGAAGTGTAGAACTTTTTGATAAATAAGTTTTTATAACAACATTTGCTAAATTGTTACATTTAAATATAATTCAGCTGTTTTTGTAACAGTTCACATTAGAGTCTTATTTAtgttattttataataaatatcCAGCATTGACTGTGTTAATTGTGTAATTTCTTAAAAATGACTCTTTATAGACAACATATGAAAACTACACTTTTTTGTaggctacaataggcctactttacagtTTCATTTAATATTAGGACCCTagtggggttttttgtttttgttttgtttgtttgttttgtttttatgtagcctacgtTCACCGTGAGAGTGAGTTGCGCTCACGTGATAGGCTATTCCGCGGTAAAGGGTCAAATTGGCCTATCTGGGAAACAATATCATAGCCTACTATATCTATCTTGCTTTGCTATTTAGAATCTTTGCAATGGGTTAGCCTCGTACGTAGTTCTACTCAAGTATTTTCCCCTGCGAATGTTGAGATGTAGTTCTAGCCTTCCCTTTTGTCAGCCATTGCGCTAACACATCTCCCCAGTCGCCAGCAGAGGTACGTTTTTtgaatagtgtaggcctagtagCCCGGTGTACGTTGGGTTTTATCGTGTAAAGAAGCAGACAAGCCAGTCTACCTGTAATTGACGCTAATGACCCGAACCGATTGTGGTCCCGCGTCACCATTTTCCGGGACTTTACAATCCCAGCACTGAGTGACCAAAGAATATTACCGCGTGAATGCATATTTGCGTTATCACACActtaaattataggcctaatgtgaatttTATACAGACCCTTGGTTAAATTGACTACAAGTGGCAATCAAGTCAAGTAGCCTACAACATGAAATCCCTGGAAATCTTTGAAGCCTCGAACGGGTTGCCACCTCTGACAAAAATCCTAGACATTTCAAATTCAGTCGACCTTTTTGTTTTTCATCAAGGAGAGATAACTTTTCATTGTCCaggaaagtatttttttttcctggagAGACCGTTCAAATCctggacaatcaggaaaaacttGGACAGGTGGCAGCACTAGATCCCCCAGCTAGATTCATCATGGCTACCTGAGAGAATCGAAaagatatagcctaggcctataattaATCTGCCTAATACCTCCCACTCCCAGTCACAAAATGGTGTATCCCCAAAATATTTATTTATGtctgtggttaaaaaaaaaaagaacttttcCCAAGCCATTGATTACTTTTAttcaacacacataaacattggATGACACATTTCCTCAATCATACATTTGAAATAGTAGGCCTAAACCTACTGAGGCAGTGTAATCTTGTGCTTGGCTAAAACAGACTGGTAAGCTCATAGTCTCCAATGCTCCCATCAATAAGTCCAGTGCCATTGTTGTGAACAAACCAACAGGGCACTTTCTCGCCGGTCTTCACTTCCCTGCGGAAATCCCTTTGCCAGCCCCTGGGGAAACAAAGCGTTGTTGTTAGGGAAGGGAAGAGCCTACTGGTGctttcatgtgctctgggaattatggGTAAAATAAGTTACCAATTTTCCAATGGACAACTTGTAGAAAATTTTAATAAACAAGTTACAGAGACCGGATAATATCTACTTCCCAGAGCACATAAAAGGCACATAAGGCTTACAGCCAATTCAGTTGCTCAGTGTAGAGCACAAACATGAGGAACTGTTGTTTACCTAGTCACAGTTAGAGTGTGTCCTTTAATAGCCATTGTGGCATCAGGTTTCTCAGGGACTTCTCCTAGGTGGAGGTCGCCAACTTCAAACTGCACGCCGTGATAAAACTGACCTGTAGGAAAAAAAGAGCGAGAAAAggtcaggaaagagagagagggtcacaAAATCCTTGTGATCATAGAACCCTAATAGCAAAGGGACGTTGAATCTGCGCCGATTATTGTCAAATCAACGCGAAAAGACGGCCAACGCCGTCCATTCAACGTCCCTTTGCTATCTGGGACCGATTTAAAGCATACAATACAAAAAtcaagacaagtagacaacacaATTTAGCTATGGTTTATGCCACAAACAATAatggatacatacacacaaaacaagaaagaaaaaaggtaTGTCTGTTATGTACATGTGGGTgtgataggctactgtatgtttttgtcgAAAGGGTTTAGGAATGTGGACCTcaccaatatacagtacagtattgacATACATTATTTAATAGTTTCACTCTTGACCTAGtctttttagggcttttgtgcctttattattttgacaggacagtggagaacagacaggaaatggctgggagagagagatggggaaggaccgggaaatgacctgggccgggaatcgaaccagggtcgtcCGGCCCGCATAGCAATCCAGTGCCCAGCCgctagagccacggctgggctgcTCTTGACCTAGTCTTGACAGTTAATAGGCATCTAAGCTTTTAATCAtctcagtagggctgcacgattatggaaaaaatcataatcatgattattttggtcaaaatcgtaatcacgattattaatcacgattattgttttttttgcagatttttttgaaaactataacaagatgaaatataaccaagaatgaatgatatacgggatgagcaaaataaaatgaattgtaataattatgtaaaggaaaTAAAACTTagatggacagatttctggccagaaacaccatcctgtcagtatgttctggcttcaagaccGCTCTCAAAGGttggtcactattgccacaattaaatcacgattaaaatcacgactttgacttcacaattttatcacgattttctattattttcgattaattgtgcagccctacatctCAGTCTGAGTGAGTGCTGTAGCTCATAGGTGCCACCACCACTTGCTTACCCAGCAGGCCGTGGACACTGGGGGAGAGCAGGTGGCTGTCTAGTGTGTAGAAGCCCAAGTAGTCCTGGTGGTACGGGTGCTTCTTCCACACCTTGTGCAACATGATGACGAACTTCACAGAGTCTTTCAGCGCCACGGTCAGACTGCGGTCTTTTGTGATATGCAGATCCATGCTGTGGGTTCAAAGGGTCAGATCAGGTGTAAGATCAGGGTAAGGGTAATGGTAAGTAATTTCCCTTCAGTGTTTAACCACTTAAGACATGCCCCTGTTATAaactagctgttaccagaatggcaatgaccaagatgtaatgtattactaaaggcctaagccctgtgcactgtcatagtagtactATGGGGCTACGACCTACATTAACACAGCACTTCATGTTATACAGAACATCACTCTTGAGCAGTACATATTATATTGTGGGCATGACGTTTTAGTGGCTCCATATGACATGTGAATACAgtgtgaagagagtgtgtgtcatAACTTACTTTTCATCTTTTACTGAAGCGGTTTCTGTCCAGGTGAACTTTGTTCCCTTCTTGTTCACAAACACGGATATCCCATCTGTGCTGACTAGCAGTTCTATACCATAAGGCCGATGAACAATCCCAAAGCGGCCAAAATATGTATTCACCTTGGCTCCAGGGATGACTTTCTTGTCCCCAATGGTTTGTCCATTCACCACAATCCCTGTCAATGTCATTCAGTACAATACCAGCTTTCAGAGGTTTCTTGGgacagttttgtttttgtgtgtctcaTTGAAGCAACATACTCATGAATGAGACAGAAAATGaatttcctttttaaaaaaaataatgcatgggTTTGATGTATTAATATTTAGAGATGTCCGATagtggcttttttgccgatatccgatatgccgatattgtccaactctcagttttcgattccgatattggccgataccgatgccgatatatgtgggttattttttttatatattttttttatttattttttttttttttaagtattttttgggacttttcagcctttattggtttttgtgagacaggagagtgaaggagagacaggaagtgagctgggagagagagatggggaaggactggcaaaggacccggaccgggaatcgaacccgggtcggccgagtggtaaacgtgtgccctaccatatcagccacggtagggccatatgTGGGTTCCTCACAACAAATTCTacgtaacattacaaatctgctgttgtggaacaaaatatgctta from the Engraulis encrasicolus isolate BLACKSEA-1 chromosome 14, IST_EnEncr_1.0, whole genome shotgun sequence genome contains:
- the LOC134462093 gene encoding musculoskeletal embryonic nuclear protein 1-like isoform X1, translating into MSQPGEVKKKKRPPMKEEDLKGARSKLGLKGEPKSKTYEVMVECERMGKVAPSVFSGVGSGGETAFDKPKAPASGSVFGK